Proteins co-encoded in one Schaalia radingae genomic window:
- a CDS encoding TetR/AcrR family transcriptional regulator gives MVNAAMKRFQALAPEKRERIERAAIAEFAAHGYATANTNTIAERAGISVGALFRYFDTKRDIFMYVVGRAQDELRTALLAITDEGDSALTRIGALAELAVTSASTHRDLVRLYCELTATGSAEIVAESVDQLEGETFRMYRELIAEGQETGEIRTDIDSSTLAFFIDNIMMSLQYARASDYHIQRALLYVPGMSDAELASGAREFLISALQVPEGGNHK, from the coding sequence ATGGTTAACGCCGCAATGAAGCGGTTCCAGGCGCTTGCACCGGAAAAACGCGAACGGATTGAGCGAGCAGCCATTGCCGAATTCGCCGCACACGGCTACGCCACGGCCAACACGAACACTATTGCCGAGCGTGCAGGCATCTCCGTGGGAGCGCTGTTCCGCTACTTTGACACCAAACGCGACATTTTCATGTATGTCGTCGGACGCGCCCAGGACGAATTGCGCACCGCCCTGCTCGCAATCACAGACGAGGGAGACTCCGCACTGACTCGCATCGGTGCCCTCGCAGAACTGGCGGTAACCTCGGCGTCGACGCATCGTGACCTGGTACGCCTGTACTGCGAACTGACAGCCACCGGAAGCGCTGAGATCGTGGCAGAAAGCGTGGATCAGCTTGAAGGCGAAACGTTCAGGATGTACCGCGAACTCATTGCCGAAGGGCAGGAAACAGGTGAGATTCGCACCGATATCGATTCGAGCACGCTGGCGTTCTTCATTGACAACATCATGATGTCGTTGCAGTATGCCCGAGCCAGTGACTATCACATTCAGCGCGCGTTGCTGTATGTCCCCGGGATGAGTGATGCCGAGCTTGCCTCGGGCGCACGTGAATTCCTCATTTCCGCCTTGCAAGTGCCTGAAGGAGGAAACCACAAGTGA
- a CDS encoding alpha/beta hydrolase-fold protein, producing the protein MDSTRHIARHRLFASGILALSLIAAGSSSFAAEQDEQLPLGPTVTRTDTGPTGYEVTFRYEAPAYVDSVQIYGEWFFSQPDRITTLGGGEHRIPALWQPGDVPNAPWKLLEMNQGDDGIWELKVPLPSGTFSYSFTHECPPIAVDSCQRHADPANPGMAAELPAYSSQSLSQVFVPENPNYPTYDNAYQAPRPADEMGTFVHETYDTHYSLAPKGAHPLSIYLPRGYDPDRAEPYPVMYLSHGFGGNDTDWFTQGAAPYILENAIDEGAAEPSVIVATNFNGLGVDSLVLSTSYGHDMVENVIPFVEDHFNVSTEAKDRAFAGLSLGGARAIELLTKYPGTFEYYGLWSAGKLSSTFTCAERENIAALRGTIHVGTGLQDHLFFISESSPARAESLRNIGVDVAEFNLPGIHSWDIWRAELNDFIRNVAFKKDL; encoded by the coding sequence GTGGACTCGACACGACACATCGCACGACACCGACTATTTGCTTCCGGAATTTTGGCACTCTCGCTCATCGCAGCGGGCAGCTCATCATTTGCCGCTGAACAAGACGAGCAGCTTCCCCTCGGCCCCACTGTCACCCGTACCGATACGGGACCAACCGGGTACGAGGTAACGTTCCGCTACGAGGCGCCCGCATATGTCGATTCCGTGCAGATCTATGGTGAATGGTTCTTTTCTCAACCTGATCGCATCACCACTCTGGGAGGCGGAGAACACCGCATTCCCGCATTGTGGCAGCCAGGGGACGTTCCCAACGCCCCATGGAAACTTCTGGAGATGAATCAGGGCGATGATGGTATCTGGGAACTGAAGGTGCCCCTTCCCTCAGGTACTTTCAGCTATTCATTCACCCATGAGTGCCCGCCGATCGCCGTCGATTCGTGCCAACGTCACGCAGATCCTGCGAACCCGGGGATGGCGGCAGAGCTGCCGGCGTATTCATCTCAGAGCCTGTCGCAGGTCTTCGTGCCGGAGAATCCCAATTATCCGACCTACGACAACGCCTATCAGGCGCCTCGCCCAGCCGATGAGATGGGGACGTTCGTCCATGAAACATACGACACGCATTATTCGCTGGCGCCTAAAGGCGCGCACCCGCTGTCCATCTATCTACCCCGCGGATATGATCCGGATCGTGCAGAACCTTACCCCGTGATGTACCTCAGCCACGGTTTCGGCGGAAATGACACCGACTGGTTCACTCAGGGGGCAGCACCCTACATCCTTGAAAACGCCATTGACGAGGGGGCAGCGGAGCCTTCCGTCATCGTGGCAACAAACTTTAACGGCCTGGGCGTTGACAGCCTGGTGCTGTCAACTTCCTATGGGCACGACATGGTGGAAAACGTCATCCCATTTGTGGAGGATCACTTCAATGTGTCGACTGAAGCCAAGGACCGGGCCTTTGCCGGCCTGTCACTGGGCGGTGCACGCGCCATTGAGCTGCTGACGAAGTATCCGGGCACATTCGAGTATTACGGTCTGTGGAGCGCAGGCAAACTCAGCTCGACATTTACCTGCGCTGAACGTGAGAACATTGCAGCGTTGCGTGGCACCATCCACGTGGGAACGGGCCTGCAGGACCACCTGTTCTTCATCTCCGAATCATCCCCTGCACGGGCCGAATCCTTGCGAAATATCGGTGTTGACGTCGCTGAGTTCAACCTGCCCGGCATCCATTCGTGGGATATCTGGCGCGCAGAGCTCAACGACTTCATCCGCAACGTCGCATTCAAGAAAGACCTGTAG
- the ilvD gene encoding dihydroxy-acid dehydratase — protein MARQLRSATSTQGRNMAGARALWRATGMGDSDFGKPIIAVVNSFTQFVPGHVHLKDIGQLVASEIEKSGGVAKEFNTIAVDDGIAMGHGGMLYSLPSREVIADSVEYMVNAHCADAMVCISNCDKITPGMLIAAMRLNIPTVFVSGGPMEAGKNIPEDAIVGPSHSGHGNLITVMNATANDAVSDDELGQIERLACPTCGSCSGMFTANSMNSLTEALGLSLPGNGSTLATQVARRGLFERAGRLVVDLCQRYYNDEDDSVLPRSIATRDAFWNAMSLDMAMGGSSNTVLHLLATAAEAKVNFTLSDIAELGRTVPCLSKVAPNHNDYHMEDVHRAGGIPAILGELDRGGFLRHTVHAIHSPSLEQWLADWDVRGGHATDEAIALWHAAPGNVRTTEPFSTSNQWTELDLDTVEGCIRDVEHAYTASGGLTVLTGNLAPEGAIIKAAGIDPSLFHFEGTARVMESQEEAIEKILDKTVRAGDVVVIRYEGPSGGPGMQEMLYPTSFIKGRGLGKECALITDGRFSGGTSGISVGHISPEAAAGGLIGLVEDGDRIIIDVNEGVLSLDVPDEEIERRRATQERRENPWTPVNRDRQVSGALKLYAATATSASTGAARDISLIRRK, from the coding sequence ATGGCTCGACAGCTTCGTTCAGCAACGTCGACTCAGGGACGCAACATGGCGGGCGCTCGCGCGCTGTGGCGCGCAACCGGAATGGGAGATTCTGACTTTGGCAAGCCGATCATTGCCGTCGTCAACTCCTTCACCCAGTTCGTTCCCGGCCACGTCCACCTCAAGGACATCGGCCAGCTGGTCGCTTCTGAGATTGAAAAATCCGGTGGCGTCGCCAAGGAATTCAACACGATCGCCGTTGATGATGGCATCGCTATGGGACACGGCGGCATGCTGTACTCCCTGCCGTCACGCGAAGTGATCGCGGATTCGGTCGAGTATATGGTGAACGCACACTGTGCCGATGCAATGGTGTGCATTTCCAACTGTGACAAGATCACGCCCGGCATGCTGATCGCAGCGATGCGCCTCAACATTCCGACGGTCTTTGTATCCGGCGGTCCGATGGAAGCAGGCAAGAACATTCCTGAAGACGCCATTGTCGGACCGTCGCACAGCGGTCACGGCAACCTCATCACCGTCATGAACGCAACTGCCAACGATGCAGTCTCTGACGATGAGCTTGGCCAGATCGAACGTCTCGCGTGCCCGACGTGCGGTTCATGCTCGGGTATGTTCACTGCTAACTCGATGAACTCGCTGACTGAGGCACTCGGACTGTCCCTTCCCGGCAACGGCTCCACGCTGGCTACTCAGGTCGCGCGACGCGGATTGTTCGAGCGTGCCGGTCGTCTCGTCGTTGACTTGTGCCAGCGCTACTACAACGACGAGGACGACTCTGTTCTCCCGCGATCTATTGCGACGAGGGATGCATTCTGGAACGCCATGAGCCTGGACATGGCGATGGGCGGATCTTCCAATACTGTGCTGCACTTGCTGGCAACTGCCGCTGAAGCAAAGGTCAATTTCACATTGTCGGATATTGCTGAGCTGGGGCGCACCGTACCGTGTCTGTCAAAAGTTGCGCCGAACCACAACGACTACCACATGGAAGATGTCCACCGCGCCGGCGGCATCCCGGCCATCCTAGGCGAGCTGGATCGTGGGGGCTTCCTGCGTCACACGGTGCACGCCATTCACTCCCCGTCCCTGGAGCAATGGCTGGCAGATTGGGATGTTCGAGGCGGGCACGCTACTGATGAAGCAATCGCCCTGTGGCACGCAGCTCCCGGCAACGTGCGCACCACCGAACCGTTCTCAACGTCCAATCAGTGGACTGAACTGGATCTAGATACTGTGGAAGGCTGCATTCGCGATGTCGAGCATGCCTACACGGCCTCGGGTGGACTGACGGTGCTGACGGGCAACCTTGCTCCTGAGGGTGCCATCATTAAGGCCGCAGGTATCGATCCGTCCCTGTTCCACTTTGAAGGAACGGCGCGGGTCATGGAGTCGCAGGAAGAGGCGATCGAGAAGATCCTGGACAAGACGGTGCGAGCCGGTGACGTCGTGGTGATCCGTTATGAGGGGCCCTCAGGTGGGCCGGGAATGCAGGAGATGCTTTATCCCACCTCGTTTATCAAGGGGCGCGGTCTGGGCAAGGAATGTGCGCTGATAACCGATGGCCGTTTCTCCGGTGGCACGTCCGGCATCTCGGTGGGACATATCTCCCCCGAGGCTGCTGCTGGCGGCTTGATCGGCTTGGTTGAGGATGGTGACCGGATCATCATCGACGTCAACGAGGGAGTCCTGTCACTGGATGTGCCCGACGAGGAAATTGAGCGTCGCCGCGCCACGCAGGAACGCCGCGAGAATCCGTGGACGCCTGTCAATCGTGACCGTCAGGTCTCAGGCGCACTGAAGCTGTATGCCGCTACTGCGACCTCCGCATCGACGGGTGCGGCACGCGATATTTCCCTGATCAGACGCAAGTAA
- a CDS encoding cobalamin-independent methionine synthase II family protein, which translates to MTIRTTHVGSLPRTPELLRANAERERMGEEAFIALLQESVDEVVTRQYQTGLDVVNDGEYGHMMTQTVDYGAWWFYSFTRLGGLDLRTDPQFSVEPAPSSGKVKLASFGERRDWQAFSDAYSDPASGIHIATDQGPEAFPVITGPLTYIGADAVRHDVEGLTHALDKNGIDRGNGFIASVAPGSAARIGNEYYSTEEEVLEACAHALHEEYKAITDAGFIVQIDDPSLAEGWDQVNPAPTYEDYREFVQTRVDALNLALEGIPEEQVRLHLCWGSWHGPHTTDIPLREIVDNVLTAKARYFSFEAANARHEHEWTVWQDVKLADDKVLVPGVVGHSTNVVEHPELVAQRIQRFVDIVGSDRVIASTDCGLGGRIYPSIAWAKLAALVEGARLVK; encoded by the coding sequence ATGACTATTCGTACAACGCACGTTGGCTCGCTTCCGCGGACCCCGGAACTGCTCCGGGCGAATGCAGAGCGTGAGCGAATGGGCGAGGAAGCGTTCATAGCGCTTCTGCAGGAAAGCGTGGACGAAGTCGTGACCCGCCAATACCAGACTGGATTGGATGTGGTCAACGACGGCGAGTACGGCCACATGATGACCCAGACAGTCGATTACGGTGCATGGTGGTTTTACTCCTTTACCCGCCTGGGTGGACTTGACCTGCGGACAGATCCCCAATTCAGCGTTGAGCCTGCGCCCTCCAGTGGCAAAGTCAAGCTGGCATCATTCGGTGAACGTCGCGACTGGCAGGCATTTTCCGACGCCTACTCAGATCCGGCTTCCGGCATTCACATCGCCACCGATCAGGGCCCCGAGGCGTTCCCCGTCATCACCGGTCCTCTGACCTACATCGGTGCAGATGCCGTCCGTCATGACGTCGAAGGCCTGACGCACGCACTGGACAAGAACGGGATCGACCGCGGCAACGGCTTCATTGCATCGGTCGCACCCGGGTCGGCTGCCCGCATCGGCAACGAGTACTACAGCACTGAAGAAGAAGTACTGGAAGCCTGCGCGCACGCCCTGCACGAGGAATACAAGGCGATCACTGATGCCGGCTTTATCGTGCAGATCGACGACCCCTCACTGGCCGAAGGCTGGGACCAGGTCAACCCTGCTCCCACCTACGAGGATTACCGTGAGTTCGTTCAGACTCGAGTCGATGCGCTCAACCTTGCGCTTGAAGGTATCCCGGAAGAGCAGGTGCGCCTGCACCTGTGCTGGGGCTCATGGCACGGACCTCACACTACGGACATCCCACTGCGCGAGATCGTTGATAACGTGCTGACGGCGAAGGCACGCTACTTCTCATTCGAGGCTGCCAACGCGCGCCACGAACATGAGTGGACCGTGTGGCAGGACGTGAAGCTGGCAGATGACAAGGTACTTGTGCCTGGTGTGGTCGGCCACTCCACAAACGTGGTCGAGCATCCCGAGCTGGTGGCCCAACGCATCCAGCGTTTTGTGGACATCGTGGGCTCTGATCGCGTGATTGCCTCGACGGACTGTGGTCTGGGTGGACGCATCTACCCGTCGATCGCATGGGCCAAGCTTGCCGCACTGGTCGAAGGGGCCCGCCTGGTGAAGTAA
- a CDS encoding DUF2185 domain-containing protein, with protein MKISLTARLKTADEFFGQFTDGDEREAFDGQALIFSALANTKSPDRYDIADFLLERDCALTPAGSEANSPLHVLLSSRKHDLHRDLKLARIFLDRGVDINHRNANNEVAFAWLVDLPFTDDELADLYDLWFSSPHLLDFTASSSHYRACPLDALARIEYRATLARRVQSYIRERYCPAADSLGTCRVGADGQGRPVSRCIREQPSADDDSGWLFIHEGDDARQPKNVATEIVPLSTIVASTPVVMSVLGMPSGTDVRIVKGSVGTTIVETTTDRLVPGTWPFVHETSEGASS; from the coding sequence ATGAAAATCTCTCTAACAGCGCGCTTGAAAACCGCCGACGAGTTCTTCGGGCAATTCACTGACGGCGACGAACGCGAGGCGTTCGACGGTCAGGCACTGATCTTTTCGGCTCTGGCCAACACTAAAAGTCCCGATCGCTACGACATAGCTGATTTCCTCCTGGAGCGTGACTGCGCATTGACCCCGGCAGGCTCGGAAGCGAACTCGCCCCTGCATGTCCTGCTCTCATCCAGAAAACATGATCTGCACCGTGACCTCAAATTGGCGCGCATTTTTCTTGATCGCGGCGTCGACATCAATCACCGCAACGCAAACAACGAGGTCGCTTTCGCATGGCTCGTCGATCTGCCTTTCACGGACGACGAACTTGCCGACCTTTATGACCTGTGGTTTTCTTCGCCGCATCTGCTCGACTTCACCGCCAGCTCATCGCATTATCGCGCGTGCCCCCTCGACGCTCTGGCCCGCATTGAGTACCGCGCCACCCTCGCCCGACGTGTCCAGTCCTACATCCGCGAACGCTACTGCCCTGCGGCCGACTCCCTCGGCACGTGCCGGGTGGGAGCTGATGGTCAGGGACGCCCTGTTTCCCGCTGTATTCGCGAACAACCGTCGGCCGACGACGATTCGGGCTGGCTGTTTATTCATGAGGGCGACGACGCGCGACAACCGAAAAACGTCGCAACGGAGATCGTCCCACTGAGTACGATTGTTGCCAGCACCCCCGTGGTGATGTCAGTGCTGGGAATGCCGAGCGGCACGGACGTTCGCATCGTGAAAGGATCAGTAGGCACCACCATTGTGGAGACGACAACTGATCGGCTCGTTCCGGGCACGTGGCCTTTTGTTCACGAGACATCTGAAGGAGCATCAAGCTGA
- a CDS encoding xylulokinase has product MITVLAYDVGTSGVKTCLFEIDDRIRIIDSVSASYSLHVLPDGGAEQDPDEWWQAIVQTTRQIARDHPEQCATLTGISFCAQMQCLVMVDRRGRPVCPAMSYMDQRASVEMRLIGGKAPRISGVNAGILAKALYHTGAAPASVKDPVWKYHWVRRNKPEAFARAYKWLDAKEAIIARMTGKFVMSHDSAFATLLYDVRARKGRFSPEVMRALHVNPAHMPEIVASTDVVGPLLAEAADELGLPEETPVYAGGGDASLIGVGAGATELHDTHVYMGTSGWVGTVTDKRAVDLSAMIATVVGADPSRYHYFAELETAGKCLEWVKDHLALDEINVYLDKHSVCEGMEARFRSLYDYMSEVISRSEPGAGGVLFTPWLHGNRCPFEDPNARAMFMNISLNTGKTELMRAVVEGVCYHMRWFIETQEKKVMTSSVVRFVGGGALSDVTAQILADIVGRPVEVTENPQDAGAVGAALLVAVGAGITPTVESARRLVTVHARFEPRRELAQTYARQYDAYRKIYPANKKIFSLLNRG; this is encoded by the coding sequence GTGATAACCGTGCTGGCATACGATGTTGGGACGTCGGGAGTCAAGACATGCCTGTTCGAGATTGATGACCGAATTCGTATCATCGACTCAGTTTCGGCATCGTACTCACTGCATGTTCTGCCTGATGGGGGAGCTGAGCAGGATCCTGACGAATGGTGGCAGGCAATCGTTCAGACCACCCGACAGATTGCCCGCGACCATCCTGAGCAGTGCGCAACACTGACCGGCATCAGTTTTTGCGCGCAGATGCAGTGCCTCGTCATGGTTGACCGACGAGGGCGCCCGGTCTGCCCGGCGATGAGTTACATGGATCAGCGTGCCAGCGTTGAGATGCGACTGATCGGTGGGAAGGCGCCGCGCATTTCAGGTGTGAACGCGGGGATATTGGCCAAAGCCTTGTACCATACGGGTGCGGCACCGGCTTCCGTGAAAGATCCTGTGTGGAAATACCACTGGGTGCGCCGCAACAAGCCCGAAGCGTTCGCGCGTGCCTATAAGTGGCTGGACGCTAAGGAAGCGATCATTGCACGGATGACCGGCAAGTTCGTCATGAGTCACGATTCGGCTTTCGCCACGCTTCTATATGACGTGCGCGCTCGGAAGGGACGGTTCAGTCCCGAAGTGATGCGGGCTCTTCACGTCAATCCCGCCCATATGCCCGAGATTGTGGCCAGCACCGATGTGGTCGGTCCGCTCCTTGCCGAGGCTGCCGACGAACTCGGTTTGCCTGAAGAGACACCGGTGTATGCCGGTGGCGGCGATGCTTCGCTCATCGGTGTAGGAGCCGGTGCGACCGAGCTGCACGATACTCACGTGTATATGGGCACGTCAGGGTGGGTCGGTACCGTCACGGATAAACGCGCGGTGGATTTGAGTGCCATGATTGCAACCGTTGTCGGTGCGGACCCCTCGCGCTACCACTACTTTGCTGAGCTGGAGACGGCAGGTAAGTGCCTGGAGTGGGTGAAGGACCATCTGGCCCTCGACGAAATTAACGTCTACCTGGATAAGCACAGTGTATGCGAGGGGATGGAGGCCCGTTTCCGCAGCCTGTATGACTACATGTCGGAAGTCATTTCCCGCAGTGAACCCGGTGCGGGGGGAGTGCTGTTCACTCCGTGGCTGCATGGCAACCGGTGTCCGTTTGAGGATCCGAACGCCCGCGCAATGTTCATGAATATTTCATTGAATACCGGCAAGACGGAGCTGATGCGTGCCGTCGTCGAAGGCGTGTGTTACCACATGCGCTGGTTCATCGAAACTCAGGAAAAAAAGGTCATGACTTCATCGGTTGTGCGCTTTGTCGGTGGCGGAGCGTTGTCTGATGTGACTGCGCAGATTCTTGCTGACATTGTGGGCCGTCCGGTTGAAGTGACGGAGAATCCGCAGGATGCCGGCGCTGTCGGGGCTGCGCTGCTTGTCGCGGTCGGTGCGGGAATCACTCCGACCGTGGAAAGTGCGCGGCGCTTGGTGACAGTGCACGCTCGCTTCGAGCCGCGCCGCGAACTGGCTCAGACCTATGCACGCCAGTACGACGCGTACCGCAAGATCTACCCAGCCAATAAAAAAATCTTTTCGCTTCTGAATCGTGGGTGA
- a CDS encoding type 1 glutamine amidotransferase has translation MPVITIIEHEEDVDARRLVSALDDLGASIQLVRPWNGEDVSSALPPDGSDLPAPDAIVVLGGRMSAYDDERAPWLPDVRTLLVRCMNEGVRTLGICLGHQLIARAAGGSVACSDPQFHEMGIVPVEWEAPFESDAAVPMTPVASATGAAIMVPAVADQLSNAMDEGGPWIRLVDDLSRIPVVFADHNDAIDELPAQARVLARSERCIHAIAVGSHALGVQFHPEVDRAWVEQSLSTSGLSQDDANQILDDFDRHERDIVAGCRRLAQWLVSGL, from the coding sequence GTGCCTGTGATCACGATTATTGAACATGAAGAAGACGTCGATGCGCGCCGTCTCGTCTCCGCGCTCGATGACCTTGGAGCCTCGATACAACTGGTGCGCCCGTGGAACGGTGAGGACGTTTCCAGCGCCCTGCCGCCCGACGGTTCCGACCTCCCCGCGCCTGATGCCATCGTCGTCCTCGGCGGGCGAATGAGCGCCTATGATGACGAGCGCGCCCCGTGGCTGCCTGATGTCCGCACTCTGCTGGTGCGTTGCATGAACGAGGGAGTGCGCACGCTCGGTATCTGTTTGGGACACCAACTGATCGCGCGAGCGGCCGGCGGCTCGGTCGCCTGCTCAGATCCACAGTTCCACGAGATGGGAATCGTGCCTGTCGAGTGGGAGGCGCCCTTCGAGTCTGACGCCGCCGTTCCGATGACCCCGGTCGCTTCGGCTACAGGTGCAGCCATCATGGTGCCAGCGGTAGCTGACCAACTCAGTAACGCGATGGACGAGGGTGGCCCGTGGATCCGTCTGGTCGATGATCTTTCACGTATACCCGTTGTCTTTGCTGACCATAATGATGCGATTGACGAGCTGCCTGCGCAGGCTCGCGTCCTTGCACGCTCTGAGCGGTGTATCCATGCGATCGCGGTAGGGTCGCACGCCCTCGGCGTGCAATTCCACCCGGAAGTGGATCGCGCGTGGGTGGAGCAGTCCCTGTCAACCAGTGGCCTCAGTCAAGACGATGCGAACCAGATATTGGATGATTTTGACAGGCATGAGCGCGATATCGTCGCGGGCTGTCGGCGCCTCGCACAGTGGTTGGTCAGCGGCCTGTAA
- a CDS encoding DUF2185 domain-containing protein gives MADTQSPEIPEFIPKSGACLVTNTILSGEGRLKWCVREESARPEDNGWRFFSHIDTDEYLADPSNFTVISFNHAIRIEPAVMGLYDLPVGTDVQLVVDEKGRRFMDNETGDVVIGPSSDGDSPEDTHED, from the coding sequence ATGGCTGATACGCAATCCCCCGAGATCCCCGAATTTATCCCCAAGTCCGGCGCCTGCCTGGTGACGAACACGATCCTGTCGGGTGAAGGTCGTCTGAAGTGGTGCGTGCGAGAGGAATCGGCCCGCCCCGAAGACAACGGGTGGCGTTTCTTCTCCCATATCGACACTGATGAGTACCTGGCTGATCCCTCGAACTTCACTGTTATCTCGTTCAATCACGCAATCAGAATTGAGCCTGCGGTGATGGGCCTGTACGACCTGCCTGTTGGCACGGACGTGCAGCTGGTGGTTGATGAGAAGGGGCGGCGTTTTATGGACAACGAAACAGGCGACGTCGTCATAGGGCCAAGCTCTGACGGTGATTCACCAGAAGATACCCACGAGGACTAA
- a CDS encoding HNH/ENDO VII family nuclease — protein MGVENQGAPVFTIEGNAGAISSRASTVRTRSSDYSEIARALDSISTEGWIGRAADRFRERFSVEPQRWQEASGGFSSAAGALDSYADNLTHAQDSAAACRALYEEGNRVTEQARAAYEAEVARGMQEKAAWEAVNGFGTFAVTIAPFVDPGEPMRQDAINTFNQTVASLDECAQACAQTIRSACEFAPAKRNWLESGLAFVGGILVGAGEAVGDLLNLITGPQGFMLDSLTKLATGDLTPDEAVAKLQLPLDDVSAMLSALKKDPLEFGKQIGKGVLDWDTWADDPARAVGHLVPDVAIALLTAGSGTALTKGTSTAGHALNSLDDIEDGARALRGLDSAGDGARALGKLDDIGDGTRALNAADDISDASRTARLLDHADDLSDSSRGIRGADDLADGARAADSTHDALNVADDVVSTDHIEPVSVVEDLPYQDSRPSLRKGVPEQVWQNAVEDSVDGKVRDPLTDTVMEWEPGQPRKGVWDMGHRPGHKYSDMHELYLKGEMTPQEFRDWYNDPANYRPELPSSNRSHRAE, from the coding sequence ATGGGAGTCGAGAATCAGGGTGCACCGGTTTTCACCATCGAAGGGAACGCGGGAGCCATCTCATCACGCGCCTCAACTGTACGTACGCGCAGCAGCGATTACTCAGAGATCGCCCGCGCGCTGGATTCGATTTCCACCGAGGGGTGGATAGGGCGTGCAGCTGATCGATTCCGGGAGCGTTTCAGCGTGGAGCCACAACGCTGGCAGGAAGCAAGTGGAGGATTCTCCTCAGCTGCTGGCGCGTTGGATTCGTACGCGGACAACCTGACTCATGCGCAGGACAGTGCTGCGGCATGCCGCGCGCTCTACGAAGAAGGCAACCGGGTCACCGAGCAGGCACGCGCAGCTTATGAAGCTGAGGTCGCCAGGGGAATGCAGGAGAAAGCTGCCTGGGAGGCAGTCAACGGGTTCGGCACCTTCGCAGTGACAATCGCGCCCTTTGTTGACCCTGGTGAACCCATGCGCCAAGATGCGATTAATACATTTAATCAGACTGTCGCCAGCCTGGACGAATGTGCGCAGGCATGCGCACAGACGATCCGTTCCGCCTGCGAGTTTGCACCCGCAAAACGCAACTGGCTGGAAAGTGGACTGGCGTTCGTCGGTGGCATCCTCGTCGGCGCCGGTGAGGCAGTCGGTGACCTCCTCAACCTCATCACAGGCCCTCAAGGTTTCATGCTGGACAGCCTCACGAAACTGGCGACCGGCGACCTCACACCCGACGAAGCGGTTGCCAAGCTCCAGCTTCCTCTGGATGACGTCTCCGCGATGCTAAGCGCGCTGAAGAAGGATCCGCTGGAGTTTGGCAAGCAAATCGGCAAGGGAGTCCTGGACTGGGACACGTGGGCCGACGATCCTGCCCGTGCAGTTGGACACCTCGTGCCTGACGTCGCGATCGCGCTCCTCACCGCCGGCAGCGGTACGGCTCTGACCAAAGGCACGTCAACTGCGGGACATGCACTGAACAGCCTGGACGATATCGAGGACGGGGCACGAGCTCTGCGCGGCCTGGATAGTGCGGGTGACGGTGCACGGGCGCTGGGCAAGCTGGACGATATTGGCGACGGTACTCGAGCGCTCAACGCGGCCGATGATATTTCCGACGCATCACGCACTGCTCGTCTGCTTGATCATGCAGATGACCTGTCGGATTCCTCAAGGGGAATCCGAGGTGCCGATGATCTGGCTGACGGCGCCCGGGCAGCTGATTCAACCCACGATGCCCTCAATGTGGCTGACGACGTCGTATCAACCGACCACATCGAGCCGGTATCCGTCGTCGAAGATCTCCCCTACCAGGATTCTCGCCCCTCCCTCCGTAAAGGCGTCCCAGAGCAAGTCTGGCAAAATGCGGTGGAGGATTCAGTGGACGGAAAGGTGCGTGACCCCCTGACGGACACGGTCATGGAGTGGGAGCCGGGACAACCCCGAAAGGGCGTCTGGGACATGGGACACCGGCCTGGACACAAGTACTCCGATATGCATGAGCTGTACTTGAAAGGTGAGATGACACCACAAGAATTCCGCGACTGGTATAACGATCCTGCAAACTATCGCCCTGAGTTACCATCATCAAACAGGAGCCATCGAGCTGAGTAG
- a CDS encoding GtrA family protein — protein sequence MAQRSTKVQAVMFVLLSLSAGVIEAVSYLLLDWLTPLPYDWKHVISIILSVIWNFTLNRRYTFRSANNVPIAMAKVALFYVFFIPITAWLGQVVANAGVSEVLIKAATMVLNGVGEFVWWKFVVFRGSEDTNSLAQHADSANNMGSAEPAGHAETE from the coding sequence ATGGCACAACGATCGACGAAAGTCCAGGCCGTTATGTTCGTGCTGCTCTCGTTGAGCGCAGGCGTGATCGAGGCAGTGTCTTACCTGCTGTTGGATTGGTTGACTCCGCTGCCTTATGACTGGAAACACGTCATCTCAATTATCTTGTCAGTGATCTGGAACTTCACGCTCAACAGGCGCTACACCTTCCGATCAGCCAACAATGTTCCGATCGCCATGGCGAAGGTGGCCCTGTTCTACGTCTTTTTCATCCCGATCACTGCGTGGCTAGGCCAAGTGGTCGCCAATGCTGGGGTGAGCGAAGTCCTGATCAAAGCGGCGACGATGGTCCTCAACGGGGTAGGAGAATTTGTGTGGTGGAAGTTCGTGGTCTTCCGTGGCAGTGAGGATACGAATTCCCTCGCCCAGCACGCAGACTCCGCCAACAACATGGGAAGCGCAGAACCTGCAGGTCACGCCGAAACTGAGTGA